A genomic region of Kribbella sp. NBC_00382 contains the following coding sequences:
- a CDS encoding multicopper oxidase domain-containing protein produces the protein MTNRFRVAAAILTAATLGVTLSLHATATPTSAQQLPGRASVAVGKLTPRGCTFGAGTAACDLYAMTGTTTLLGVPVPIWGFSATGATGSATAPGPLLVVHQGDQVTVTLHNQVAGQSVSLAFPGQPLPAGGEDSTGVASGTTRTYSFTAGRAGTFLYEAGHTSGGARQVAMGLAGAFVVLPTDGTAYGTQPAGYPASGYDDDAVVVLSEIDPAFNANPAAFDLRKFSPKYRLINGKPYPASDPIATDQGHKVLVRYVNVGSLTHPMTVLGGLQTEIAQGGHPAHYATTVAAESIDPGQTLDSLVTMPTGPEAKLALYETARHLDNNGQHTADPSQLAFGGMLTFLDTNAPPPSTDGVGPVSNHIALSPNPSTGLAPVTVTADLSDATTGGSAVSQAEFVIDDAVTTGVGFGTPMSLPGSGVSITGATGSISTAVLAALDAGRHTVFVRALDAVGNWGVVGSAILNLPKTGPQTINGSIADVPANGAVTVSISATGDDTDAGGLITAAEYFLDTVSANGTGTALTLNRSATVVSEDADLPPALLGTLGEGQHHVFVHSKDSLGLWGPPLDITLPIDVTGPAVDAASVGPNPTNGLLADKSHPGNLLVSAQITDKDAGGAVQSLLTDAEAFLDPASPNPAGGTGLQMVAVDGTLNSTSEAFYGLIPLTQVKSLADGTHHVYVRGQDAAGNWGPLFAVNLVVDKTVPVLGALTASPNPTNGATTLTLTAPVTDASLIAKAEYWLGGTDPGVGKGISLPVSVVAGKVQVTVPLASVPPGNQVFNLRVQDLAGNWSKSVNTTVSVQRPNAIFSDTFESGGFGFWGASTGGVLNTTTAALPTAIEPGSTRGLQVTLPNNGYLTDLTPAAETSYHARFVFNRNTLTSGTNANTALSLLQGRTAANGQVYALEYRLNAGSVQVRTILDRSGAGALTGAWVTLTSGTHTLQVDWISGPATGTGAGSVRLSVDGVSRQLQTGNTSTLRIDTAWLGVSAGISASSTGRAYFDSFASTRYTMP, from the coding sequence ATGACGAACAGATTCCGTGTCGCCGCTGCGATCCTGACGGCCGCGACGCTCGGCGTGACACTGTCGCTGCACGCCACCGCAACGCCCACTTCAGCACAGCAATTGCCGGGCCGGGCATCGGTTGCCGTCGGCAAGCTCACGCCGAGGGGCTGCACCTTCGGCGCGGGCACCGCTGCCTGCGACCTCTACGCCATGACCGGTACGACCACTCTGCTGGGCGTTCCGGTCCCGATCTGGGGTTTCTCCGCTACCGGAGCAACCGGCTCGGCAACGGCGCCGGGCCCACTGCTGGTGGTTCACCAGGGCGACCAGGTGACCGTCACGCTGCACAACCAGGTGGCCGGACAGAGCGTCTCCCTGGCGTTCCCGGGTCAGCCGCTGCCGGCGGGGGGAGAGGACTCGACCGGTGTCGCCTCAGGTACTACTCGCACCTACAGCTTCACGGCCGGCCGAGCGGGCACCTTCCTCTACGAGGCCGGGCACACCTCGGGTGGCGCTCGTCAGGTCGCGATGGGCCTGGCCGGCGCCTTCGTGGTGCTGCCCACCGACGGCACGGCGTACGGGACCCAGCCGGCCGGCTACCCGGCCTCCGGGTACGACGACGACGCGGTGGTCGTGCTGAGTGAGATCGACCCGGCGTTCAACGCGAACCCGGCGGCCTTCGACCTGCGGAAGTTCAGCCCGAAGTATCGGCTGATCAACGGCAAGCCGTACCCGGCCAGTGACCCGATCGCGACCGACCAGGGACACAAGGTCCTGGTGCGGTACGTCAACGTGGGCTCGCTGACGCACCCGATGACGGTGCTCGGCGGACTGCAGACCGAGATCGCCCAGGGTGGGCATCCCGCGCACTATGCGACCACGGTCGCGGCCGAGAGCATCGACCCCGGCCAGACGCTCGACTCGCTCGTCACGATGCCGACCGGGCCGGAGGCCAAGCTGGCGCTGTACGAGACCGCCAGGCACCTGGACAACAACGGCCAGCACACCGCCGATCCCAGCCAGCTCGCTTTCGGCGGCATGCTCACCTTCCTCGACACGAACGCGCCGCCACCCAGTACCGACGGCGTGGGGCCGGTCTCGAATCACATCGCGCTGTCGCCCAACCCGTCGACCGGTCTCGCACCGGTGACGGTGACAGCCGACCTCAGTGACGCCACGACCGGAGGGTCGGCGGTCAGCCAGGCAGAGTTCGTCATCGACGATGCGGTGACGACCGGAGTCGGCTTCGGTACGCCGATGTCGCTGCCCGGCAGCGGCGTCAGCATCACCGGCGCGACCGGCTCGATCAGTACCGCGGTACTCGCTGCTCTCGACGCCGGCCGGCACACGGTCTTCGTGCGGGCGCTGGATGCCGTCGGCAACTGGGGCGTCGTCGGCTCGGCCATCCTGAACCTGCCCAAGACCGGTCCGCAGACCATCAACGGGTCGATCGCGGACGTACCGGCCAACGGCGCGGTCACGGTCAGCATCTCGGCGACCGGTGACGACACCGACGCGGGTGGGCTGATCACGGCTGCCGAATACTTCCTCGACACGGTCAGCGCCAACGGCACCGGAACGGCGTTGACGCTGAACCGGAGCGCGACGGTGGTGTCCGAGGACGCGGACCTGCCACCAGCGCTACTCGGCACCCTGGGCGAGGGCCAGCACCACGTGTTCGTGCACAGCAAGGACTCGCTGGGATTGTGGGGACCGCCGCTCGACATCACGTTGCCGATCGACGTGACCGGTCCGGCCGTCGACGCGGCCAGTGTCGGGCCGAACCCGACCAACGGCTTGCTCGCGGACAAGAGTCACCCGGGCAACCTGCTGGTCTCGGCGCAGATCACCGACAAGGATGCCGGTGGCGCGGTGCAGAGTCTGCTGACGGATGCCGAGGCGTTCCTGGATCCGGCCTCACCCAACCCGGCCGGCGGAACAGGGCTGCAGATGGTAGCCGTCGACGGCACGCTGAACTCGACCAGTGAGGCGTTCTACGGGCTGATCCCGCTCACCCAGGTGAAGTCGCTTGCCGACGGCACCCATCACGTCTACGTCCGTGGTCAGGACGCGGCCGGCAACTGGGGACCGTTGTTCGCGGTGAACCTGGTGGTCGACAAGACGGTGCCGGTACTCGGTGCGCTGACCGCGTCACCGAACCCGACCAACGGGGCGACCACGCTGACGCTGACCGCGCCGGTCACGGACGCTTCGCTGATCGCGAAGGCGGAGTACTGGCTGGGCGGCACCGATCCCGGTGTCGGCAAGGGCATCTCGCTCCCGGTCAGCGTGGTCGCCGGCAAGGTCCAGGTGACCGTGCCGCTGGCCTCGGTGCCGCCGGGCAACCAGGTGTTCAACCTGCGGGTGCAGGACCTGGCCGGCAACTGGAGCAAGTCCGTGAACACCACGGTCTCGGTGCAGCGGCCGAACGCGATCTTCTCCGACACGTTCGAGTCGGGCGGCTTCGGGTTCTGGGGAGCGAGTACCGGTGGTGTCCTCAACACGACCACTGCCGCTCTGCCGACTGCGATCGAGCCAGGTAGTACTCGGGGTCTGCAGGTCACCCTGCCGAACAACGGCTACCTGACCGATCTGACGCCGGCGGCGGAGACGTCGTACCACGCGAGGTTCGTGTTCAACCGGAACACGCTCACCTCGGGGACCAACGCGAACACGGCGTTGAGCCTGCTGCAGGGCCGGACTGCGGCCAACGGTCAGGTCTACGCGCTCGAGTACCGGCTTAACGCCGGCTCGGTGCAGGTCCGGACCATCCTCGACCGGAGCGGTGCTGGGGCTCTCACCGGAGCCTGGGTCACGCTCACCAGCGGAACCCACACTCTGCAGGTGGACTGGATCTCGGGGCCGGCCACGGGAACGGGTGCTGGATCGGTGAGGTTGTCGGTCGACGGGGTCAGCCGGCAGCTGCAGACCGGGAACACCAGCACGCTGCGGATCGACACGGCCTGGCTGGGCGTGTCGGCCGGGATCAGCGCGAGCTCCACTGGACGGGCGTACTTCGACAGCTTCGCCTCGACCAGGTACACGATGCCGTAG
- a CDS encoding copper resistance CopC/CopD family protein, with protein MSGTRSRLVGLLILVGVLFTWSPQTASAHAYLTSTSPADGSSLSVAPTRLRLAFSETVVPAATLIDVVAEDGKHYQVTNVRVVGEGGEEPSDVLATLPALPKGAYRVSWQTLSADDLHKTAGVLVFGVGHAVAPAGLDEPVPAPGEVLLRWLVFGALAPALGGALMGRIARRQAATAGAGWSRLARRGELIGGCAGALGALLLLVYQTSRAGSTELLSSSYGVRWGVREAGFLLLIGAAVGRLRRWRGPVLVLGAALVAVGSALTGHSGAGHGLLSTRVVADAVHVIAAATWSGAVLFGLWFAWSARDRRPRLELLAVLRAFGVPAAGCVSLIIASGIYLTSGVIGSVDAALVTFYGRTLLLKVGVFAVIGVLGLANHFRLRRTAGPMLRHATLAAEVGLAVVVLGLAAVITSGQPAVEPQLVRDPAAEVVPLQDSRVADLQQTLAVRPNLPGRNLVMVDVFDTRRPAPAPVQQVTVAVVDADGPSLPGVRAERLADGRWSAAVVLNSSGSSRVEVTVRRPGLPDAVHSYAWAVGGANTTARPVLVSTDPIKKELIMLWFAVTILLAGGWWVAMLARLRQVSRRGTMLEVSPPPDRSPADVAG; from the coding sequence ATGTCCGGGACACGCAGCCGGCTCGTCGGCTTGCTGATCCTCGTCGGGGTTCTGTTCACCTGGTCTCCGCAGACCGCGAGTGCCCATGCGTACCTCACCTCGACCAGTCCGGCGGACGGCTCCTCGCTGTCAGTGGCGCCTACCCGGCTGCGGCTGGCGTTCAGCGAGACCGTCGTTCCCGCTGCGACGCTGATCGACGTGGTGGCTGAGGACGGCAAGCACTACCAGGTGACGAACGTGCGAGTCGTGGGAGAAGGAGGCGAGGAGCCGTCCGACGTTCTGGCCACGCTGCCTGCGTTACCGAAGGGCGCTTACCGGGTGTCCTGGCAGACGCTGTCGGCCGACGACCTTCACAAGACTGCGGGTGTTCTGGTCTTCGGTGTCGGCCACGCGGTGGCTCCTGCCGGTCTCGATGAACCGGTGCCTGCTCCGGGTGAGGTGCTGCTGCGCTGGCTGGTCTTCGGCGCGCTGGCGCCCGCACTTGGCGGTGCGCTGATGGGTCGCATCGCTCGTCGCCAGGCAGCTACGGCCGGTGCCGGATGGTCCCGGCTGGCTCGTCGTGGCGAGCTGATCGGCGGTTGCGCGGGTGCCCTCGGAGCCCTTCTGTTGTTGGTTTATCAGACGTCGCGGGCGGGCTCGACGGAGCTGCTCAGCAGTTCGTACGGCGTGCGCTGGGGTGTCCGTGAGGCAGGCTTCCTGCTGTTGATAGGCGCTGCTGTTGGTCGCCTCCGCAGGTGGCGTGGGCCGGTACTGGTCCTGGGCGCGGCTCTGGTCGCGGTGGGCAGCGCGTTGACCGGACACTCGGGTGCCGGGCACGGCCTGCTGTCCACCCGGGTCGTCGCCGACGCGGTGCATGTCATTGCGGCCGCGACCTGGTCCGGCGCGGTGCTGTTCGGACTGTGGTTCGCCTGGTCCGCGCGCGATCGGCGGCCGCGGCTCGAGCTTCTCGCGGTACTCCGCGCCTTCGGCGTGCCTGCCGCGGGCTGCGTCAGCCTGATCATTGCCTCGGGCATCTACCTGACGAGTGGTGTGATCGGTTCGGTCGACGCCGCGCTGGTCACCTTCTACGGCCGGACGCTGCTGCTCAAGGTCGGAGTCTTCGCGGTGATCGGCGTGCTCGGTCTCGCGAACCACTTCCGGCTACGGCGGACGGCAGGACCGATGCTGCGGCACGCGACCCTTGCGGCCGAGGTGGGGCTGGCCGTGGTCGTACTCGGCCTGGCGGCCGTGATCACGAGTGGCCAGCCCGCGGTCGAGCCGCAGCTGGTCAGAGATCCTGCCGCTGAGGTGGTACCGCTGCAGGACTCCCGGGTGGCGGATCTTCAGCAGACCTTGGCGGTTCGCCCGAATCTGCCTGGCCGGAACCTGGTGATGGTCGACGTCTTCGACACCCGGCGACCGGCCCCCGCTCCCGTCCAGCAGGTGACCGTGGCCGTGGTCGACGCTGACGGCCCTTCTTTGCCGGGTGTGCGGGCCGAGCGGCTGGCCGACGGTCGCTGGTCCGCAGCCGTAGTGCTGAACAGCAGTGGAAGCTCCCGGGTTGAGGTGACGGTGCGGCGACCGGGCCTGCCGGACGCCGTGCACAGCTATGCCTGGGCTGTTGGTGGGGCGAACACGACGGCCCGGCCGGTGCTCGTGTCCACCGATCCGATCAAGAAGGAGCTGATCATGTTGTGGTTCGCAGTGACAATCCTGCTCGCCGGCGGTTGGTGGGTGGCGATGCTTGCCCGGCTCCGCCAGGTGTCGCGCCGGGGAACCATGCTTGAGGTCAGTCCTCCACCGGACCGGAGTCCTGCTGACGTGGCAGGGTGA